A window from Mus caroli chromosome 2, CAROLI_EIJ_v1.1, whole genome shotgun sequence encodes these proteins:
- the Spag4 gene encoding sperm-associated antigen 4 protein isoform X2 has protein sequence MGRKLSAEAGASEPQWADRLWRGNREGRGLGTVWIFCSLGGTTQPSPDPGSEAGDAYPASVQELPEEICSIRFLFTAVSLLSIFLAALWWGLLYLIPPLENEPPEMLTLSQYHHRVHSQGQQLQQLQAELNKLHKEVSSVRAAHSERVAKLVFQRLNEDFVRKPDYALSSVGASIDLEKTSSDYEDQNTAYFWNRLSFWNYARPPSVILEPDVFPGNCWAFEGDKGQVVIRLPGHVQLSDITLQHPPPTVAHTGGASSAPRDFAVYGLQADDETEVFLGKFIFDVQKSEIQTFHLQNDPPSAFPKVKIQILSNWGHPRFTCLYRVRAHGVRTSEWADDNATGVTGGPH, from the exons ATGGGCAGGAAGCTCTCGGCCGAAGCTGGCGCCTCGGAGCCACAATGGGCAGACCGCCTGTGGCGCGGCAACCGTGAGGGGCGGGGCCTCGG AACCGTCTGGATCTTCTGTAGTCTTGGAGGAACAACTCAACCTTCTCCCGATCCTGGATCTGAGGCAGGAGATGCCTACCCCGCGAGTGTCCAAGAGCTTCCTGA GGAAATCTGCTCCATCCGCTTCCTGTTCACTGCTGTGTCACTCCTGAGCATCTTTCTGGCAG cactCTGGTGGGGGCTCCTGTACCTGATCCCTCCTTTGGAGAAT GAACCTCCGGAGATGCTGACTCTAAG CCAATACCACCACCGCGTGCATTCCCAGGGCCAGCAACTGCAGCAGCTCCAGGCAGAACTGAATAAACTCCACAAGGAGGTGTCCAGCGTTCGTGCAGCCCACAGTGAG AGAGTGGCCAAGCTCGTGTTCCAGAGGCTGAATGAGGACTTCGTACGCAAACCTGACTATGCACTGAGCTCTGTGG GAGCCTCCATCGACCTGGAGAAGACATCCAGTGACTACGAGGACCAGAACACTGCCTACTTCTGGAACCGCTTGAGCTTCTGGAACTATGCCCGCCCACCTTCTGTCATATTGGAG CCAGATGTGTTCCCTGGAAATTGCTGGGCTTTTGAAGGTGATAAAGGCCAGGTGGTGATCCGACTGCCAGGTCACGTGCAGTTAAGCGACATCACCCTGCAGCATCCTCCCCCCACTGTGGCACACACCGGAGGGGCCAGCAGTGCGCCTCGGGACTTTGCAGTCTAT GGGCTCCAAGCTGATGACGAGACTGAAGTGTTCTTGGGGAAATTCATCTTTGATGTGCAGAAATCTGAAATTCAGACTTTCCACCTCCAG AATGATCCTCCTTCTGCCTTCCCCAAGGTGAAGATTCAGATTCTAAGCAACTGGGGCCATCCCCGCTTCACGTGCTTATATCGCGTCCGCGCCCATGGTGTGCGGACCTCAGAGTGGGCAGACGATAATGCCACAGGGGTCACAGGGGGACCTCATTAA
- the Spag4 gene encoding sperm-associated antigen 4 protein isoform X1, which produces MRRSPRSGSAASSHNHTPNFYSENSNSSHSATSGDSNGRRSAGPELGEPEGRRARGSSCGEPALSPGMPGGDTWAGSSRPKLAPRSHNGQTACGAATVRGGASEPSGSSVVLEEQLNLLPILDLRQEMPTPRVSKSFLSLLFQVLNMVLSLAVDGLVCVCREICSIRFLFTAVSLLSIFLAALWWGLLYLIPPLENEPPEMLTLSQYHHRVHSQGQQLQQLQAELNKLHKEVSSVRAAHSERVAKLVFQRLNEDFVRKPDYALSSVGASIDLEKTSSDYEDQNTAYFWNRLSFWNYARPPSVILEPDVFPGNCWAFEGDKGQVVIRLPGHVQLSDITLQHPPPTVAHTGGASSAPRDFAVYGLQADDETEVFLGKFIFDVQKSEIQTFHLQNDPPSAFPKVKIQILSNWGHPRFTCLYRVRAHGVRTSEWADDNATGVTGGPH; this is translated from the exons ATGCGGCGGAGCCCCCGCTCAGGCTCGGCCGCATCCTCTCACAATCACACACCCAACTTCTACAGCGAGAACAGCAATAGTTCCCACAGCGCGACTTCGGGGGACAGCAATGGGCGCCGGTCCGCTGGGCCGGAGCTCGGGGAGCCCGAGGGCAGAAGGGCCCGGGGCTCGAGCTGTGGTGAGCCCGCCTTAAGCCCAGGAATGCCCGGAGGAGACACATGGGCAGGAAGCTCTCGGCCGAAGCTGGCGCCTCGGAGCCACAATGGGCAGACCGCCTGTGGCGCGGCAACCGTGAGGGGCGGGGCCTCGG AACCGTCTGGATCTTCTGTAGTCTTGGAGGAACAACTCAACCTTCTCCCGATCCTGGATCTGAGGCAGGAGATGCCTACCCCGCGAGTGTCCAAGAGCTTCCTGA GCCTCCTCTTTCAGGTGCTGAACATGGTGTTATCCCTGGCAGTCGATGGGCTGgtctgtgtgtgcag GGAAATCTGCTCCATCCGCTTCCTGTTCACTGCTGTGTCACTCCTGAGCATCTTTCTGGCAG cactCTGGTGGGGGCTCCTGTACCTGATCCCTCCTTTGGAGAAT GAACCTCCGGAGATGCTGACTCTAAG CCAATACCACCACCGCGTGCATTCCCAGGGCCAGCAACTGCAGCAGCTCCAGGCAGAACTGAATAAACTCCACAAGGAGGTGTCCAGCGTTCGTGCAGCCCACAGTGAG AGAGTGGCCAAGCTCGTGTTCCAGAGGCTGAATGAGGACTTCGTACGCAAACCTGACTATGCACTGAGCTCTGTGG GAGCCTCCATCGACCTGGAGAAGACATCCAGTGACTACGAGGACCAGAACACTGCCTACTTCTGGAACCGCTTGAGCTTCTGGAACTATGCCCGCCCACCTTCTGTCATATTGGAG CCAGATGTGTTCCCTGGAAATTGCTGGGCTTTTGAAGGTGATAAAGGCCAGGTGGTGATCCGACTGCCAGGTCACGTGCAGTTAAGCGACATCACCCTGCAGCATCCTCCCCCCACTGTGGCACACACCGGAGGGGCCAGCAGTGCGCCTCGGGACTTTGCAGTCTAT GGGCTCCAAGCTGATGACGAGACTGAAGTGTTCTTGGGGAAATTCATCTTTGATGTGCAGAAATCTGAAATTCAGACTTTCCACCTCCAG AATGATCCTCCTTCTGCCTTCCCCAAGGTGAAGATTCAGATTCTAAGCAACTGGGGCCATCCCCGCTTCACGTGCTTATATCGCGTCCGCGCCCATGGTGTGCGGACCTCAGAGTGGGCAGACGATAATGCCACAGGGGTCACAGGGGGACCTCATTAA
- the Spag4 gene encoding sperm-associated antigen 4 protein isoform X3, producing MGRKLSAEAGASEPQWADRLWRGNQPSGSSVVLEEQLNLLPILDLRQEMPTPRVSKSFLSLLFQVLNMVLSLAVDGLVCVCREICSIRFLFTAVSLLSIFLAALWWGLLYLIPPLENEPPEMLTLSQYHHRVHSQGQQLQQLQAELNKLHKEVSSVRAAHSERVAKLVFQRLNEDFVRKPDYALSSVGASIDLEKTSSDYEDQNTAYFWNRLSFWNYARPPSVILEPDVFPGNCWAFEGDKGQVVIRLPGHVQLSDITLQHPPPTVAHTGGASSAPRDFAVYGLQADDETEVFLGKFIFDVQKSEIQTFHLQNDPPSAFPKVKIQILSNWGHPRFTCLYRVRAHGVRTSEWADDNATGVTGGPH from the exons ATGGGCAGGAAGCTCTCGGCCGAAGCTGGCGCCTCGGAGCCACAATGGGCAGACCGCCTGTGGCGCGGCAACC AACCGTCTGGATCTTCTGTAGTCTTGGAGGAACAACTCAACCTTCTCCCGATCCTGGATCTGAGGCAGGAGATGCCTACCCCGCGAGTGTCCAAGAGCTTCCTGA GCCTCCTCTTTCAGGTGCTGAACATGGTGTTATCCCTGGCAGTCGATGGGCTGgtctgtgtgtgcag GGAAATCTGCTCCATCCGCTTCCTGTTCACTGCTGTGTCACTCCTGAGCATCTTTCTGGCAG cactCTGGTGGGGGCTCCTGTACCTGATCCCTCCTTTGGAGAAT GAACCTCCGGAGATGCTGACTCTAAG CCAATACCACCACCGCGTGCATTCCCAGGGCCAGCAACTGCAGCAGCTCCAGGCAGAACTGAATAAACTCCACAAGGAGGTGTCCAGCGTTCGTGCAGCCCACAGTGAG AGAGTGGCCAAGCTCGTGTTCCAGAGGCTGAATGAGGACTTCGTACGCAAACCTGACTATGCACTGAGCTCTGTGG GAGCCTCCATCGACCTGGAGAAGACATCCAGTGACTACGAGGACCAGAACACTGCCTACTTCTGGAACCGCTTGAGCTTCTGGAACTATGCCCGCCCACCTTCTGTCATATTGGAG CCAGATGTGTTCCCTGGAAATTGCTGGGCTTTTGAAGGTGATAAAGGCCAGGTGGTGATCCGACTGCCAGGTCACGTGCAGTTAAGCGACATCACCCTGCAGCATCCTCCCCCCACTGTGGCACACACCGGAGGGGCCAGCAGTGCGCCTCGGGACTTTGCAGTCTAT GGGCTCCAAGCTGATGACGAGACTGAAGTGTTCTTGGGGAAATTCATCTTTGATGTGCAGAAATCTGAAATTCAGACTTTCCACCTCCAG AATGATCCTCCTTCTGCCTTCCCCAAGGTGAAGATTCAGATTCTAAGCAACTGGGGCCATCCCCGCTTCACGTGCTTATATCGCGTCCGCGCCCATGGTGTGCGGACCTCAGAGTGGGCAGACGATAATGCCACAGGGGTCACAGGGGGACCTCATTAA